Proteins from a genomic interval of Stenotrophomonas sp. WZN-1:
- the lpdA gene encoding dihydrolipoyl dehydrogenase, with the protein MATIEVKVPDIGDYSDVPVIEVLVAVGDTVKKDQGLVTLESDKATLEVPSSAAGVVKEIKVKLGDTLSEGAVVVVLDAEGAAEAPAKAAAPAPAAAAPASKPPVTPSHRAPAEPAAPKPALSSGKPADIECEMVVLGSGPGGYTAAFRAADVGLDTVLVERYATLGGVCLNVGCIPSKALLHAAAVIDEVAHAGDFGVEFGKPTITLDKLREYKEKVVNQLTKGLAGMAKQRKVRSVQGVGKFVSANELEITAADGSTQLLRFQKCIIAAGSQAVKLPNFPWDDKRVMDSTDALELAEVPGSLLVVGGGIIGLEMATVYSALGSKVTVVEFMDQLMPGADKDLVKPLADRLKKQGIEVHLKTKASGVTADAKGITVTFDAAEEGQAPALAQGTFDRVLVAVGRSPNGRKIDAEKAGVQVTDRGFIPVDRQMRTNVPHIFAIGDIVGNPMLAHKATHEGKLAAEVAAGHKKEWVARVIPSVAYTNPEIAWVGVTETEAKAKGLKVGVAKFPWAASGRAIGIGRTEGFTKLIFDEETHRIIGGAIVGVHAGDLLAEIGLAIEMGAEAEDIGHTIHAHPTLSESVAMASEIYDGTITDLYMPKKK; encoded by the coding sequence ATGGCCACGATTGAAGTCAAGGTTCCCGACATCGGCGATTACAGCGATGTGCCGGTGATCGAAGTGTTGGTCGCCGTCGGCGACACGGTGAAGAAGGATCAGGGTCTGGTGACCCTGGAATCGGACAAGGCGACTCTGGAAGTGCCGTCCTCGGCCGCCGGCGTGGTCAAGGAAATCAAGGTCAAGCTGGGCGACACCCTGTCCGAAGGCGCCGTGGTCGTGGTGCTGGACGCTGAAGGTGCCGCCGAAGCTCCGGCCAAGGCCGCTGCACCGGCTCCGGCTGCGGCCGCTCCGGCCAGCAAGCCGCCGGTGACCCCGTCGCACCGCGCCCCGGCTGAACCGGCGGCACCGAAGCCGGCGCTGTCCAGCGGCAAGCCGGCCGACATCGAATGCGAGATGGTCGTGCTGGGTTCCGGCCCGGGCGGCTACACCGCCGCCTTCCGCGCCGCCGACGTCGGCCTGGACACCGTGCTGGTCGAACGCTACGCCACCCTCGGCGGCGTCTGCCTCAACGTGGGCTGCATTCCGTCCAAGGCACTGCTGCATGCTGCTGCGGTGATCGACGAAGTGGCCCACGCCGGTGATTTCGGCGTCGAGTTCGGCAAGCCGACCATCACCCTGGACAAGCTGCGCGAGTACAAGGAAAAGGTCGTCAACCAGCTGACCAAGGGCCTGGCCGGCATGGCCAAGCAGCGCAAGGTCCGCAGCGTGCAGGGCGTCGGCAAATTCGTTTCGGCCAACGAGCTGGAGATCACCGCCGCTGACGGCAGCACCCAGCTGCTGCGCTTCCAGAAGTGCATCATCGCCGCCGGTTCGCAGGCGGTGAAGCTGCCGAACTTCCCGTGGGACGACAAGCGCGTGATGGATTCCACCGACGCGCTGGAGCTGGCCGAAGTGCCGGGCTCGCTGCTGGTCGTCGGCGGCGGCATCATCGGCCTGGAAATGGCCACCGTGTACAGCGCGCTGGGCAGCAAGGTGACGGTGGTCGAGTTCATGGACCAGCTGATGCCGGGCGCCGACAAGGACCTGGTCAAGCCGTTGGCCGACCGCCTGAAGAAGCAGGGCATCGAAGTGCACCTGAAGACCAAGGCCTCGGGCGTCACTGCCGATGCCAAGGGCATCACCGTGACCTTCGACGCCGCCGAGGAAGGCCAGGCGCCTGCGCTGGCGCAGGGCACCTTCGACCGCGTGCTGGTGGCCGTGGGCCGCTCGCCGAACGGCAGGAAGATCGATGCCGAAAAGGCCGGCGTGCAGGTCACCGACCGTGGCTTCATCCCGGTCGATCGCCAGATGCGCACCAATGTGCCGCACATCTTTGCCATCGGCGACATCGTCGGCAACCCGATGCTGGCCCACAAGGCCACGCACGAAGGCAAGCTGGCCGCTGAAGTGGCAGCCGGCCACAAGAAGGAATGGGTGGCCCGCGTGATTCCGTCGGTGGCCTACACCAACCCGGAGATCGCCTGGGTTGGCGTGACCGAGACCGAAGCCAAGGCCAAGGGCCTGAAGGTCGGCGTGGCCAAGTTCCCGTGGGCCGCCAGTGGCCGCGCGATCGGCATCGGCCGCACCGAGGGCTTCACCAAGCTGATCTTCGATGAAGAGACCCACCGCATCATCGGTGGTGCCATCGTCGGCGTGCATGCCGGTGACCTGCTGGCCGAGATCGGCCTGGCGATCGAGATGGGTGCCGAAGCTGAAGACATCGGCCACACCATCCACGCGCATCCGACGCTGAGCGAATCGGTGGCGATGGCCTCGGAGATCTACGACGGCACGATCACCGATCTGTACATGCCGAAGAAGAAGTAA
- the aceF gene encoding dihydrolipoyllysine-residue acetyltransferase, translating into MAEIKEALVPDIGDYSDIPVIEVLVAVGDTVKKDQGLVTLESDKATMEVPSSVAGVVKELKVKVGDSLSEGKVVALIEVAEGEAEAAKPAAAAPAPAKAAAPAAATQSAPAPAAAAPVASGGAVEALVPDIGDYAGIPVIEVLVAVGDTVKKDQGLVTLESDKATMEVPSSVAGVVKEIKVKVGDNLSQGNVVAIIEAEGAAAPAPTKAAAAAAPAAAETATKVEPVAVPAQPDKLAAREIASAGTPSSPPVQFNADGVLPAKVPYATPAVRVFARELGVDLLQINGTEKGGRITKGDVQKFVKAALSGGVPAAGGAAVAAGGGLNLLPWPKVDFSKFGETEVQPLSRIKKISGANLARNWAMIPHVTQFEQADITDLEGLRVALNKENEKAGIKLTMLAFLIKASAAALKKFPEFNASLDASGENLTLKKYFHIGFAADTPNGLVVPVIRDVDKKGVVQIAQETGELAKKARDGKLGPADMSGGCFSISSLGGIGGTAFTPIVNAPEVAILGVSKSSIQPVWNGKEFAPKLMLPLSLSYDHRVIDGALAARFTTYLSQVLADMRRVLL; encoded by the coding sequence ATGGCCGAAATCAAGGAAGCACTTGTCCCCGATATCGGTGACTACAGCGATATCCCGGTAATCGAGGTGCTTGTCGCCGTCGGCGACACGGTCAAGAAGGACCAGGGCCTGGTGACGCTGGAAAGCGACAAGGCGACCATGGAAGTGCCGTCCTCGGTGGCCGGCGTGGTCAAGGAACTCAAGGTCAAGGTGGGCGACAGCCTGTCCGAAGGCAAGGTCGTGGCGTTGATCGAAGTGGCCGAGGGCGAAGCCGAAGCTGCCAAGCCGGCGGCTGCTGCGCCGGCACCGGCCAAGGCCGCTGCACCGGCTGCCGCCACCCAGAGCGCGCCGGCCCCGGCCGCAGCTGCTCCGGTTGCCAGCGGTGGTGCGGTTGAAGCGCTGGTGCCGGATATCGGCGACTATGCCGGCATTCCGGTCATCGAAGTGCTGGTCGCCGTGGGCGACACGGTCAAGAAGGACCAGGGCCTGGTCACGCTGGAAAGCGACAAGGCCACCATGGAAGTGCCGTCCTCCGTGGCCGGTGTGGTAAAGGAGATCAAGGTCAAGGTCGGCGACAATCTGTCGCAGGGCAATGTGGTCGCCATCATCGAGGCCGAGGGCGCTGCCGCACCGGCCCCGACCAAGGCTGCCGCCGCCGCCGCTCCGGCTGCCGCCGAGACCGCCACCAAGGTCGAGCCGGTCGCCGTGCCGGCCCAGCCGGACAAGCTGGCGGCCCGCGAGATCGCCTCGGCCGGTACCCCGTCCAGCCCGCCGGTGCAGTTCAACGCCGATGGCGTGCTGCCGGCCAAGGTGCCGTACGCCACCCCGGCGGTGCGCGTGTTCGCCCGCGAGCTGGGCGTGGACCTGCTGCAGATCAACGGCACCGAGAAGGGTGGCCGCATCACCAAGGGTGACGTGCAGAAGTTCGTCAAGGCCGCGCTCAGCGGTGGCGTGCCGGCTGCCGGCGGTGCTGCTGTCGCTGCCGGTGGTGGCCTGAACCTGCTGCCGTGGCCGAAGGTCGACTTCAGCAAGTTCGGCGAGACCGAAGTCCAGCCGCTGTCGCGCATCAAGAAGATCTCGGGTGCGAACCTGGCCCGCAACTGGGCCATGATCCCGCACGTCACCCAGTTCGAGCAGGCCGACATCACCGACCTGGAAGGCCTGCGCGTGGCGCTGAACAAGGAGAACGAGAAGGCCGGCATCAAGCTGACCATGCTCGCCTTCCTGATCAAGGCCAGCGCCGCAGCGCTGAAGAAGTTCCCGGAATTCAACGCCTCGCTCGATGCCAGCGGTGAAAACCTGACCCTGAAGAAGTACTTCCACATCGGCTTCGCCGCCGACACGCCGAACGGCCTGGTCGTGCCGGTCATCCGCGACGTGGACAAGAAGGGCGTGGTGCAGATCGCGCAGGAAACCGGCGAACTGGCCAAGAAGGCGCGCGACGGCAAGCTGGGCCCGGCCGACATGAGCGGCGGCTGCTTCTCGATCAGCTCGCTGGGCGGCATCGGCGGCACCGCGTTCACCCCGATCGTCAATGCACCGGAAGTGGCCATCCTCGGCGTCTCCAAGTCGTCCATCCAGCCGGTCTGGAACGGCAAGGAATTCGCACCGAAGCTGATGCTGCCGCTGTCGCTGAGCTACGACCACCGCGTCATCGACGGCGCACTGGCCGCACGCTTCACCACGTACCTGTCGCAGGTACTGGCCGACATGCGCCGCGTGCTGCTGTAA
- a CDS encoding DNA-deoxyinosine glycosylase: MSTATLCIGLQAQVNVECRVLLLGSMPGVASLQEQRYYAHPRNRFWPLMADICGFDAGLPYAQRLQALNAAGIGLWDVIGRCERRGSLDADIVRGTEVANALPELIATLPELTLIGCNGGAALQAFQRWVLPRLEAPPKVVALPSTSPANAAWSLPRLRQAWQPVADARAP, translated from the coding sequence GTGAGCACAGCAACGTTGTGCATTGGTCTGCAAGCGCAGGTGAACGTGGAATGCCGGGTGCTGCTGCTCGGCTCGATGCCAGGCGTGGCGTCCCTGCAGGAGCAGCGCTATTACGCCCATCCGCGCAACCGCTTCTGGCCGCTGATGGCCGACATCTGCGGTTTCGACGCGGGTCTGCCCTATGCGCAACGGCTGCAGGCGTTGAACGCCGCGGGCATCGGCCTGTGGGATGTGATCGGCCGCTGCGAGCGGCGCGGCAGCCTGGATGCGGACATCGTGCGTGGCACGGAAGTGGCCAATGCACTGCCGGAACTGATCGCCACGCTGCCTGAGCTGACGCTGATCGGCTGCAATGGCGGTGCAGCATTGCAGGCATTCCAGCGCTGGGTGCTGCCACGGCTGGAGGCGCCACCGAAGGTGGTCGCACTGCCGTCGACCAGCCCTGCCAATGCGGCGTGGTCGTTGCCGCGCCTGCGCCAGGCCTGGCAGCCGGTAGCTGACGCGCGGGCGCCATGA
- a CDS encoding OmpW family outer membrane protein, with amino-acid sequence MRSIRILSLALLTSAAFAPAAFAQDSSSTDTASGKHFAVVGGISLLEPKNDPITGVKKTDGGPAPTVSFSYYINDNWAVELWGAADKFDNKFKGPNNARLGSVEQQPVALSGQYHFGQADNVFRPFVGVGYYQSSFSNEKLGNGADTDIRFKDAKGVIGTVGVDMNINSTWFARADARYMRARPDIKVGGEKIGEAKMDPWTVGFGIGARF; translated from the coding sequence ATGCGCTCCATCCGTATCCTGAGTCTCGCCCTGCTGACCTCCGCCGCCTTCGCGCCGGCCGCTTTCGCCCAGGACAGCAGCAGCACCGACACCGCTTCGGGCAAGCATTTTGCCGTTGTTGGCGGCATCTCGCTGCTGGAACCGAAGAACGACCCGATCACCGGCGTGAAGAAGACCGACGGTGGCCCGGCGCCGACCGTCAGCTTCAGCTACTACATCAACGACAACTGGGCCGTTGAGCTGTGGGGCGCCGCCGACAAGTTCGACAACAAGTTCAAGGGCCCGAACAACGCCCGCCTGGGCTCGGTCGAGCAGCAGCCGGTCGCGCTGAGCGGCCAGTACCACTTCGGCCAGGCTGACAACGTGTTCCGTCCGTTCGTGGGCGTCGGCTACTACCAGTCGAGCTTCAGCAACGAGAAGCTGGGCAACGGCGCTGACACCGACATCCGCTTCAAGGATGCCAAGGGCGTGATCGGCACCGTCGGCGTCGACATGAACATCAACTCCACCTGGTTCGCCCGTGCTGACGCCCGCTACATGCGCGCCCGCCCGGACATCAAGGTTGGCGGCGAGAAGATCGGCGAAGCCAAGATGGATCCGTGGACCGTCGGCTTCGGCATCGGCGCCCGCTTCTGA
- the glpD gene encoding glycerol-3-phosphate dehydrogenase translates to MDHVDLLVIGGGINGAGIARDASGRGLRVLLCEQHDLAAHTSSASSKLIHGGLRYLEQGEFGLVRKALGEREVVRRQAPHLVHPLRFVLPWEPHLRPRWMLRAGLWLYDHLGRRGPAFPASRALELQHDPLGQWLSPTLRQAFSYADAQVDDARLVLLNALDAARRGAQVHVRSRCIELRPVQGRWQAVLEAADGRPHPVNARAVVNAAGPWAGGLLERMQARSSGPALRLVQGSHIVLRRPWPDDSACLLQQPDGRVVFLLPFAHDHLLVGTTDTDYRGDPARCSVLPSEVTYLCEAANRYLLEPITPEDVVWQFAGVRPLLADPDPRAAKLSRDYRLQVQVDPAPALHVLGGKLTTYRVLAEEALDLLRPALPQMGPAWTARGDPLPGSDWGDAAQAGSHLLALAPWLPAGIARRWAGAYGSRSAEMLQGVQGLHDLGEDFGGGLHAREVDFLREREWACDTDDILWRRSKLGLLLDAAQVARLRAWLGDQVPFPRKGL, encoded by the coding sequence ATGGACCACGTCGACCTGCTGGTGATCGGTGGCGGCATCAATGGCGCCGGCATCGCCCGTGACGCCAGCGGCCGCGGTCTGCGCGTGCTGCTGTGCGAGCAGCACGACCTGGCCGCGCACACGTCCAGTGCCAGCAGCAAGCTGATCCACGGCGGCCTGCGCTACCTGGAACAGGGCGAGTTCGGCCTGGTGCGCAAGGCGCTGGGCGAACGTGAAGTGGTCCGCCGGCAGGCGCCCCATCTGGTCCATCCGCTGCGCTTCGTCCTGCCCTGGGAACCGCATCTGCGTCCACGCTGGATGCTGCGCGCGGGGCTGTGGCTGTACGACCATCTGGGCCGGCGTGGCCCCGCCTTCCCCGCGTCACGCGCACTTGAGCTGCAACACGATCCGCTCGGCCAGTGGCTCTCGCCGACGCTGCGGCAGGCCTTCAGCTACGCCGATGCGCAGGTCGACGACGCGCGACTGGTGCTGCTCAACGCCCTGGATGCTGCCCGGCGTGGCGCGCAGGTACATGTGCGCAGCCGCTGCATCGAACTGCGCCCTGTGCAGGGCCGCTGGCAGGCCGTGCTGGAAGCCGCCGATGGCCGGCCGCACCCCGTGAATGCCCGTGCTGTGGTCAATGCGGCGGGCCCGTGGGCCGGGGGCCTGCTGGAACGGATGCAGGCGCGCAGCAGCGGCCCCGCGCTGCGCCTGGTGCAGGGCAGCCACATCGTGCTGCGCCGTCCCTGGCCCGACGACAGCGCCTGCCTGCTGCAGCAGCCCGACGGACGCGTGGTGTTCCTGCTGCCCTTCGCCCACGACCACCTGCTGGTAGGCACCACCGATACCGACTATCGCGGTGACCCGGCGCGCTGCAGCGTGCTGCCTTCCGAGGTGACCTACCTGTGCGAAGCGGCCAATCGCTACCTGCTTGAGCCGATCACTCCGGAAGACGTGGTCTGGCAGTTCGCCGGTGTGCGGCCACTGCTGGCCGACCCGGATCCGCGCGCAGCAAAGCTGAGCCGCGACTACCGCCTGCAGGTGCAGGTGGACCCGGCACCGGCGCTGCATGTACTGGGCGGCAAGCTGACCACCTACCGGGTGCTGGCCGAGGAGGCACTGGACCTGCTGCGCCCTGCCCTGCCACAGATGGGCCCGGCCTGGACGGCGCGCGGAGACCCGCTGCCGGGCAGCGACTGGGGCGACGCCGCACAGGCAGGCTCGCACCTGCTGGCGCTGGCACCGTGGCTGCCCGCAGGTATCGCGCGACGCTGGGCCGGGGCCTATGGCAGTCGCAGCGCGGAAATGCTGCAGGGTGTACAGGGCCTGCACGATCTGGGCGAGGACTTTGGCGGCGGCCTGCATGCGCGCGAAGTGGACTTCCTGCGCGAACGCGAGTGGGCGTGCGACACCGACGATATCCTGTGGCGTCGGAGCAAGCTGGGGTTGTTGCTGGATGCTGCGCAGGTGGCACGGCTGCGGGCGTGGCTGGGGGATCAGGTCCCTTTCCCACGGAAAGGGCTCTGA
- the glpK gene encoding glycerol kinase GlpK, with amino-acid sequence MTPRYVLAIDQGTTSSRAILFDRAGDIVGSAQREFAQIFPHPGWVEHDPREILTSVYATLTELLSRGQIDPRHIAALGITNQRETTVVWDGATGQPIHNAIVWQSRQSHAICERLKSEGHEALIRERTGLLIDAYFSATKVRWILDHVEGAQQRAERGELLFGTIDSWLVWNLSGGQAHVTDYSNAARTLLFNIHTLDWDDDLLALLDIPRAMLPQVRDSSAVYAHTRPQFFFDHPIPIAGIAGDQQAALFGQACFQPGMVKNTYGTGCFMLMHTGAQAVRSRNGLLTTIAWGLDGRVEYALEGSIFIAGSVVQWLRDGLRMIERASDSQALAAQVPDSGGAYLVPAFVGLGAPYWRSDVRGAMFGLTRGTRKAHFVRAALEAMAYQTRDVLDAMQSDAGIALTELRADGGAIGNDFLAGFQADILGVPLLRPRLTETTALGAAYLAGLAVGFWTSREQIAAQWGLDRRFEPQMEVARREKLYAGWQQAVAATLAFHVD; translated from the coding sequence ATGACGCCCCGCTACGTGTTGGCCATCGACCAGGGCACCACCAGTTCGCGCGCGATCCTGTTCGACCGTGCCGGCGATATCGTCGGCAGCGCGCAACGCGAGTTCGCGCAGATCTTCCCGCACCCCGGCTGGGTCGAGCATGACCCGCGCGAGATCCTTACCAGCGTCTATGCCACATTGACCGAACTGCTCAGCCGCGGGCAGATCGACCCGCGCCATATCGCCGCACTGGGCATCACCAACCAGCGCGAAACCACCGTGGTCTGGGACGGTGCCACCGGCCAGCCGATCCACAACGCCATCGTCTGGCAATCCCGGCAGAGCCACGCCATCTGCGAACGATTGAAATCGGAGGGGCATGAAGCGCTGATCCGCGAGCGGACCGGCCTGCTGATCGATGCCTATTTCTCCGCCACCAAGGTGCGCTGGATCCTCGACCATGTGGAGGGCGCGCAGCAGCGCGCCGAACGTGGCGAGCTGCTGTTCGGCACCATCGACAGCTGGCTGGTATGGAACCTGAGCGGTGGCCAGGCGCATGTGACCGACTACAGCAATGCGGCGCGCACGCTGCTGTTCAACATCCACACGCTGGACTGGGATGACGATCTGCTGGCCCTGCTCGACATCCCGCGCGCGATGCTGCCGCAGGTGCGCGACTCCAGTGCGGTATACGCGCATACCCGGCCGCAGTTCTTCTTCGACCACCCGATCCCGATCGCCGGCATCGCCGGTGACCAGCAGGCGGCGCTGTTCGGACAGGCCTGCTTCCAGCCGGGCATGGTCAAGAACACCTATGGCACCGGTTGTTTCATGTTGATGCACACCGGCGCGCAGGCGGTGCGGTCGCGCAACGGCCTGCTGACCACCATTGCCTGGGGCCTGGACGGGCGCGTGGAGTACGCGCTGGAAGGCTCGATCTTCATCGCCGGCTCGGTGGTGCAGTGGCTGCGCGATGGGCTGCGCATGATCGAACGCGCAAGTGACAGCCAGGCACTGGCTGCGCAGGTGCCCGACAGTGGCGGCGCTTACCTGGTGCCGGCGTTTGTCGGCCTCGGCGCGCCCTATTGGCGCAGTGATGTGCGCGGTGCGATGTTCGGGTTGACCCGCGGCACCCGCAAGGCGCACTTCGTGCGCGCCGCGCTGGAAGCGATGGCCTACCAGACCCGCGATGTGCTCGATGCGATGCAGTCCGATGCGGGTATCGCGCTGACCGAGCTGCGCGCTGATGGCGGTGCGATCGGCAACGACTTCCTGGCCGGTTTCCAGGCGGACATCCTCGGTGTGCCGCTGCTGCGGCCGCGACTGACCGAGACCACCGCGCTGGGCGCGGCCTACCTGGCCGGCCTGGCGGTGGGGTTCTGGACCAGCCGCGAACAGATCGCCGCGCAGTGGGGCCTGGACCGGCGCTTCGAGCCACAGATGGAGGTGGCGCGGCGCGAAAAGCTGTATGCGGGATGGCAGCAGGCGGTGGCCGCCACCCTCGCCTTCCACGTGGATTAA
- a CDS encoding MetQ/NlpA family ABC transporter substrate-binding protein gives MKKTLLLPLLAAALALTACGKSGEPSQKLVVAATAVPHAEILEVVKPILKQEGVDLDVRVFNDYVQPNDQLVQKQVDANYFQTEPYLDAYNRDRKTDLVKVIGVHIEPFGAYSRKVKSLAELREGADVVIPNDPSNNSRALILLHKAGVIELKDPTNALSTQRDITANPKNLKFRELDSAMLPRVLDQVDLALINTNYALDAGLNPTQDALAIESKDSPYVNFLVARPDNKDDARVQKLAKALTSPQVKAFIETKYKGAVLPAF, from the coding sequence ATGAAGAAGACCCTGTTGCTGCCCCTGCTCGCCGCTGCGCTGGCCCTGACCGCCTGCGGCAAGTCCGGCGAGCCCTCGCAGAAGCTGGTGGTGGCCGCCACGGCCGTGCCGCATGCCGAGATCCTCGAGGTGGTCAAGCCGATCCTCAAGCAGGAAGGCGTGGACCTGGACGTGCGCGTGTTCAATGACTACGTGCAGCCCAACGACCAGCTGGTGCAGAAGCAGGTGGATGCCAACTACTTCCAGACCGAGCCGTACCTGGATGCCTACAACCGTGATCGCAAGACCGACCTGGTAAAGGTGATCGGCGTGCACATCGAGCCGTTCGGTGCGTACTCGCGCAAGGTCAAGTCGCTGGCCGAGCTGCGCGAAGGCGCTGACGTGGTGATCCCGAACGACCCGAGCAACAACAGCCGCGCGCTGATCCTGCTGCACAAGGCCGGCGTGATCGAGCTGAAGGACCCGACCAACGCACTGTCGACCCAGCGCGACATCACCGCCAACCCGAAGAACCTGAAGTTCCGCGAGCTGGACTCGGCGATGCTGCCGCGCGTGCTGGACCAGGTCGACCTAGCCCTGATCAATACCAACTACGCGCTGGATGCCGGCCTCAACCCGACCCAGGATGCGCTGGCGATCGAGAGCAAGGACTCGCCGTACGTGAACTTCCTGGTCGCGCGCCCGGACAACAAGGACGACGCCCGCGTGCAGAAGCTGGCCAAGGCCCTGACCAGCCCGCAGGTGAAGGCCTTCATCGAGACCAAGTACAAGGGCGCGGTGCTGCCGGCGTTCTGA
- a CDS encoding YafY family protein, protein MDRYERITALHRLLKSARYPVTVATLQDKLGCSRATVYRDLAFLRDALMAPIEGDGEAGFRYQADESDRFELPGLWLSSEELHALLASQHLLARTGGGVLSSVLAPLQQRIESLLAAQAGVSSWPVDRVRVIPHRGRKFDEGSFRSVASAVLERRQLAFEYRARSTDEPTKRTVSPQRLTHYRDNWYLDAWDHDRDALRSFAVDRIHKARVVDSTARDVADSELDEQLGASYGIFSGAPKGWATILFSAKAARWVADEHWHSKQQGRFLADGRYELKVPYSVSRELLMDVLHYGSDAEIVEPMMLREQAKALLELALSNYEKS, encoded by the coding sequence ATGGACCGATACGAACGCATCACCGCCCTGCATCGTCTGCTCAAGTCCGCGCGCTATCCGGTGACGGTGGCGACCCTGCAGGACAAGCTCGGTTGTTCCCGCGCCACCGTCTACCGCGACCTGGCCTTCCTGCGCGATGCGCTGATGGCACCGATCGAGGGCGACGGCGAGGCGGGCTTCCGCTACCAGGCTGACGAGAGCGACCGTTTCGAACTGCCGGGCCTGTGGCTCAGCTCGGAGGAGCTGCATGCCCTGTTGGCCTCGCAGCACCTGCTGGCGCGGACCGGCGGTGGTGTGCTGTCGTCGGTGCTGGCACCGCTGCAGCAACGCATCGAAAGCCTGCTGGCGGCCCAGGCCGGCGTGTCCAGCTGGCCGGTCGACCGCGTGCGGGTGATTCCGCACCGTGGCCGCAAGTTCGACGAAGGCAGCTTCCGCAGCGTCGCGTCGGCCGTGCTGGAGCGTCGCCAGCTGGCGTTCGAGTACCGCGCCCGTTCCACCGATGAGCCGACCAAGCGCACCGTCTCGCCGCAGCGCCTGACCCACTATCGCGACAACTGGTACCTGGATGCCTGGGACCATGACCGCGACGCCCTGCGCAGTTTCGCGGTGGACCGCATCCACAAGGCGCGGGTGGTCGACAGCACCGCGCGCGATGTCGCCGACAGCGAGCTGGACGAGCAGCTCGGCGCCAGCTACGGCATCTTCTCTGGTGCGCCGAAGGGCTGGGCGACCATCCTGTTCAGCGCCAAGGCCGCGCGCTGGGTGGCCGACGAGCACTGGCATTCCAAGCAGCAGGGCCGCTTCCTGGCCGACGGCCGCTATGAGCTGAAGGTGCCGTACAGCGTCTCGCGCGAGCTGCTGATGGATGTGCTGCATTATGGCTCGGATGCCGAGATCGTCGAGCCGATGATGCTGCGCGAGCAGGCCAAGGCATTGCTTGAGCTGGCCCTGAGCAATTACGAAAAATCCTGA
- a CDS encoding DUF481 domain-containing protein encodes MSLRVSLLIPLLLCAPLAYAQDASELAAMSSPWSGSGGELGFASARGNSSTESFNGRLRLRYTDGDWVHSMDLFGLRSSSKVTETNDDGTTTRRNNTTANRYTGSAGSALQLGEHRQLTATVRTERDDFATYDRQSSFGLGYGTRLWNTERFSFDAQIGPGVRRTHSTEDDRTRTGMIGRGLFDLKYSLTDNTDLVNTLLVESGSYNTFGQNDFGVSVSMNEHLALKAGWQARYNSDVAVDKRKTDTLTTMNVVYKFK; translated from the coding sequence ATGTCCCTGCGCGTGTCCCTGCTGATCCCGCTGCTGCTGTGTGCGCCGCTCGCATACGCACAGGATGCCTCCGAGCTGGCGGCGATGTCCTCGCCGTGGAGCGGCAGCGGTGGCGAGCTCGGCTTTGCCTCGGCACGCGGCAACAGCAGCACCGAGAGCTTCAACGGCCGCCTGCGCCTGCGCTACACCGACGGTGACTGGGTGCACAGCATGGACCTGTTCGGCCTGCGCTCCAGCTCCAAGGTGACCGAAACCAACGACGACGGCACCACCACCCGCCGCAACAACACCACCGCCAACCGCTACACCGGCAGCGCCGGCAGCGCGCTGCAGCTGGGCGAGCACCGCCAGCTGACCGCCACGGTGCGTACCGAGCGCGACGACTTCGCCACCTACGACCGCCAGAGCTCGTTCGGTCTGGGTTACGGCACCCGCCTGTGGAACACCGAGCGCTTCTCGTTCGATGCGCAGATCGGCCCCGGTGTGCGCCGTACCCACAGCACCGAGGATGACCGCACCCGTACCGGCATGATCGGCCGTGGCCTGTTCGACCTGAAGTACTCGCTGACCGACAACACCGACCTGGTGAACACGCTGCTGGTCGAATCCGGTTCGTACAACACCTTCGGCCAGAACGACTTTGGTGTCTCGGTGAGCATGAACGAGCACCTGGCGCTGAAGGCCGGGTGGCAGGCGCGCTACAACAGCGACGTTGCTGTGGACAAGCGCAAGACCGATACGCTGACCACGATGAACGTGGTCTACAAGTTCAAATAA